Proteins encoded in a region of the Paenibacillus pedocola genome:
- the metE gene encoding 5-methyltetrahydropteroyltriglutamate--homocysteine S-methyltransferase: MADKITTSSLGYPRIGRNREWKKLLEAFWGGKINEEVFRTEMAGLQLQHLKTQQEAGITLIPVNDFTFYDHVLDTAAMFGIIPPRYGYDGGEVSLDLYFAMARGNTEATACEMTKWFNTNYHYIVPEIGNQTPRLTANKPLAAYRFAKEKAGIEGKPVITGLYTFLKLSKGFPAADIRQVADRFLPVYVQLLKELQQEGVAWVQIDEPAVVTGLTTEEIALLESIYSRIAAEVPGLKLLLQTYFEAAEPLEVLLQLPVQGIGLDFVHDSGANLESVRRLGWPEDKWLFAGIIDGRNIWRSDADAKLELVRELSTHVPASRLILQPSCSLLHVPVSVQGEDRLKSTVKNAIAFADEKLAELSLIAAAAGGEQDTYAAALAESREALARFRALPERGRRDVAEQVRELEQLPDRRSLPYAERLKVQREKWQLPLLPTTTIGSFPQTAEVRQARLKWRKGVWNQERYDGFVREQIESAIAFQEELGLDVLVHGEFERTDMVEFFGEKLNGYLFTKGGWVQSYGSRCVKPPVIYADVAFIEPMTVKESVYAQSLTTLPVKGMLTGPVTILNWSFVRDDLSREEVAKQIALALRQEVQALEQAGIEMIQVDEPAIREGLPLKAEDHEHYLNWAVRSFRIATNPVKATTQIHTHMCYSDFNDMIGSISAMDADVISIETSRSHGELIVSFEEQEYDKGIGLGVYDIHSPRVPDVTEMTVSIERALRVLDAEQFWINPDCGLKTRGWEETGAALRNMVQAAAIIRKEVRV; this comes from the coding sequence ATGGCTGACAAGATTACAACAAGCAGTCTCGGGTATCCGAGAATCGGCAGAAACCGGGAATGGAAGAAGCTGCTTGAGGCGTTTTGGGGCGGTAAAATCAATGAGGAGGTTTTCCGCACAGAAATGGCCGGACTTCAGCTTCAGCATCTCAAAACCCAGCAGGAGGCAGGCATCACTTTAATCCCGGTCAATGATTTCACATTCTATGATCATGTGCTTGATACGGCCGCCATGTTCGGCATTATCCCGCCGCGTTATGGTTATGACGGAGGCGAGGTCTCCCTCGATCTTTATTTCGCCATGGCGCGAGGCAACACCGAAGCAACCGCCTGCGAAATGACCAAGTGGTTTAATACAAATTACCACTATATCGTACCTGAGATTGGCAACCAGACCCCGCGCCTGACAGCCAACAAGCCGCTTGCCGCATACCGGTTCGCCAAGGAGAAGGCGGGCATTGAGGGCAAACCTGTTATTACCGGACTCTATACCTTCCTTAAACTATCCAAAGGGTTCCCGGCGGCGGATATCCGTCAGGTTGCCGATCGGTTCCTGCCTGTCTATGTGCAGCTGTTGAAGGAATTGCAGCAGGAGGGTGTAGCCTGGGTACAAATCGATGAGCCTGCAGTTGTAACAGGGCTGACTACTGAAGAGATCGCGCTGCTGGAGTCAATCTACAGCAGAATCGCCGCAGAGGTACCGGGGCTTAAGCTGCTGCTCCAGACTTATTTCGAAGCCGCAGAGCCGCTGGAAGTCCTGCTGCAGCTACCTGTACAAGGTATCGGGCTTGACTTCGTCCATGATAGCGGTGCCAATCTGGAGTCGGTCCGGCGGCTGGGCTGGCCGGAGGATAAATGGCTCTTCGCCGGCATTATTGACGGGCGCAACATCTGGCGCAGTGATGCCGATGCCAAGCTGGAGCTGGTCCGTGAGCTGAGCACCCATGTGCCGGCCAGCCGGCTGATTCTGCAGCCTTCCTGCAGCCTGCTGCATGTGCCTGTATCAGTACAGGGCGAAGACCGGTTGAAGAGCACAGTGAAGAATGCCATTGCCTTCGCGGATGAAAAGCTGGCCGAGCTGAGTCTGATCGCAGCCGCAGCCGGGGGTGAGCAAGACACCTATGCTGCAGCGCTGGCAGAAAGCCGTGAAGCGTTGGCCCGCTTCCGGGCGCTGCCTGAGCGCGGGCGCCGGGATGTAGCGGAGCAGGTCCGCGAGCTGGAGCAGCTTCCGGACAGACGCAGCCTGCCGTATGCAGAGCGGCTGAAGGTGCAGCGCGAGAAGTGGCAGCTGCCGCTGCTGCCGACGACGACCATCGGAAGCTTCCCGCAGACCGCTGAGGTACGCCAGGCCCGGCTCAAATGGCGCAAAGGCGTGTGGAATCAGGAGCGGTACGACGGCTTTGTCCGCGAACAGATTGAGAGTGCGATTGCCTTTCAGGAGGAGCTCGGACTGGACGTGCTGGTGCACGGGGAGTTCGAGCGGACGGATATGGTGGAGTTCTTCGGCGAGAAGCTGAACGGATACCTCTTTACCAAAGGCGGCTGGGTACAGTCCTACGGCTCTCGCTGCGTGAAGCCGCCGGTCATATATGCCGATGTCGCCTTCATCGAACCGATGACGGTCAAGGAAAGTGTCTATGCCCAGTCCTTGACGACGCTGCCGGTGAAAGGGATGCTGACCGGGCCGGTGACCATTCTCAACTGGTCCTTCGTGCGGGATGACCTGAGCCGCGAAGAGGTAGCGAAACAGATTGCGCTCGCCCTCCGCCAAGAGGTTCAGGCACTGGAGCAGGCCGGAATCGAAATGATCCAGGTGGATGAGCCGGCCATCCGTGAGGGGCTGCCGCTGAAGGCGGAAGACCATGAGCACTATTTGAACTGGGCCGTCAGATCGTTCCGGATTGCTACGAACCCGGTGAAGGCTACAACACAAATTCATACCCATATGTGCTACAGCGACTTCAATGACATGATCGGATCGATCTCAGCGATGGACGCGGATGTCATCTCTATTGAAACCTCACGCAGCCACGGGGAGCTGATCGTGAGCTTTGAAGAGCAGGAATATGATAAAGGGATTGGACTTGGCGTCTATGATATTCATAGCCCGCGTGTGCCGGACGTGACGGAAATGACCGTGAGTATTGAACGGGCTTTGCGCGTGCTGGATGCCGAGCAGTTCTGGATCAATCCGGACTGCGGGCTGAAGACAAGAGGATGGGAGGAGACGGGAGCTGCCCTGCGCAACATGGTACAGGCGGCAGCGATCATTAGGAAGGAAGTCAGAGTATGA
- a CDS encoding DUF1540 domain-containing protein: MAKDVLCAVNSCTYWAEENKCNAESIFVAYHSSKEPTQSEETDCKTFESK, from the coding sequence ATGGCAAAAGACGTACTGTGTGCAGTGAACTCTTGCACCTATTGGGCTGAAGAGAACAAATGTAACGCTGAATCCATCTTTGTAGCTTATCACAGCTCCAAGGAGCCTACACAATCTGAAGAAACAGATTGCAAAACATTCGAAAGTAAATAA
- a CDS encoding NADH:flavin oxidoreductase/NADH oxidase yields the protein MNDLFTPYELKDLKLKNRVVMPPMCQYSVTAKDGIATDWHYNHYVSRAVGGTGLIIIEMTDVDPDGRITDYDLGIWSDEHIAGLARIVDACHAYGAKVGIQIAHAGRKAEDAAVPVSSSPIPFDDKSKTPRELTTAEVKEMVNKFQAGVRRAVQAGFDVIELHGAHGYLIHQFHSPLTNRRTDEYGQDLTLFGKEVIAAAKREMPEGMPLIMRISAQEYVEGGYGIKESLAIGAAYKEAGADIFHISAGGEGAIAAAGRPGTHAAYQVPLARAFKQELAVPVIAVGRLDEAALANAVIGNEDADLIAVGRGMLRNPYWTLEAGVQLGKEAGVPKQYTFGFPRVHN from the coding sequence ATGAACGATCTGTTCACACCTTATGAGCTAAAGGATTTAAAGCTGAAAAACCGTGTGGTTATGCCTCCTATGTGCCAATATTCAGTTACGGCTAAGGACGGGATTGCTACGGATTGGCATTATAACCACTACGTAAGCCGGGCCGTCGGCGGAACCGGACTGATCATCATAGAAATGACCGACGTAGATCCGGATGGCCGGATTACAGATTATGATCTGGGCATCTGGTCGGATGAGCATATTGCCGGCTTGGCGAGAATTGTAGACGCCTGCCATGCCTATGGCGCTAAAGTGGGGATTCAAATTGCCCATGCCGGACGCAAAGCCGAAGACGCAGCGGTGCCTGTGTCCTCCTCCCCGATCCCGTTCGATGATAAATCCAAAACACCGCGTGAACTGACAACGGCGGAAGTGAAAGAAATGGTGAACAAATTCCAGGCAGGTGTAAGACGGGCAGTTCAGGCCGGTTTCGATGTCATTGAACTGCACGGCGCCCACGGCTATCTGATCCACCAGTTCCACTCGCCGCTGACAAACCGCAGAACCGATGAATACGGCCAGGACCTTACTTTGTTCGGAAAAGAAGTCATCGCTGCCGCCAAACGTGAAATGCCGGAAGGTATGCCGCTCATTATGCGCATCTCGGCACAGGAATATGTTGAAGGCGGCTACGGCATCAAGGAGAGTCTTGCTATTGGCGCAGCCTATAAGGAAGCGGGAGCGGATATTTTCCATATCAGCGCCGGCGGTGAAGGAGCGATTGCTGCTGCAGGCAGACCGGGTACACATGCAGCCTATCAGGTTCCGCTTGCACGGGCCTTCAAGCAGGAGCTGGCAGTTCCGGTAATTGCTGTAGGCCGGCTGGATGAAGCAGCGCTCGCCAACGCGGTTATCGGCAATGAGGATGCTGATCTTATAGCTGTGGGCCGGGGGATGCTGAGAAATCCTTACTGGACGCTGGAGGCCGGCGTACAGCTAGGCAAAGAAGCCGGTGTTCCAAAGCAGTATACATTTGGGTTCCCGAGAGTCCACAACTAA
- a CDS encoding ABC transporter ATP-binding protein, with amino-acid sequence MPLLDVHNLSKIYEGKVSIHALNHIRFAVEKGEFVGIMGPSGSGKTTLLNVIATIDEPTSGEVMIGGRDPNRLGRKDKALFRRKELGFVFQQYNLLDTLTVEENIVLPLTLAGVSVAEMESRLKEAALRLDITPLLSKRTYELSGGQMQRVAIARAMIHRPSLILADEPTGSLDSKAAGEVMNLLAEVNEAEGATVLMVTHDAVAASFCHRVIFIKDGRFYSEMYRGSSRAAFFQNIIDMLSLLGGAAHDLSPVRL; translated from the coding sequence TTGCCCCTGTTAGACGTTCATAATCTATCCAAAATATATGAGGGCAAGGTGTCCATCCATGCGCTTAACCATATCCGCTTTGCTGTGGAGAAAGGGGAGTTTGTCGGTATTATGGGACCTTCGGGCAGCGGCAAAACTACCCTGCTGAACGTCATTGCAACGATAGATGAGCCTACCTCGGGTGAAGTCATGATCGGCGGACGGGACCCAAACAGGCTGGGGCGCAAGGATAAGGCGCTGTTCCGCCGCAAGGAGCTGGGGTTCGTCTTCCAGCAGTATAATTTGCTTGATACGCTCACTGTGGAGGAGAACATCGTGCTTCCGCTGACGCTTGCCGGCGTCTCCGTAGCGGAGATGGAGAGCAGACTGAAGGAAGCAGCGCTGAGACTGGACATCACGCCACTATTATCCAAGCGGACCTATGAGCTTTCCGGCGGCCAGATGCAACGGGTAGCGATTGCCCGGGCGATGATTCACCGCCCGTCGCTGATTCTGGCGGATGAGCCGACAGGCAGCCTGGACTCCAAGGCAGCAGGCGAAGTCATGAACCTGCTGGCCGAGGTGAATGAGGCAGAAGGCGCCACGGTACTGATGGTTACACATGATGCGGTGGCAGCGAGCTTTTGCCACCGGGTGATTTTTATTAAAGACGGACGTTTCTACAGCGAGATGTACCGCGGCAGCAGCAGGGCGGCTTTTTTCCAGAACATCATCGACATGCTGTCGCTGCTGGGGGGAGCGGCTCATGACCTTTCGCCAGTTCGCTTATAG
- a CDS encoding VOC family protein, which yields MIRQIGQVMLYVNDQDQALRFWTEKVGFTKVSEADNGQGMRWIEIAPVQGASTTFVLHNKQLIAQMQPELNLGTPSILLYSDDLDGLYQDFQKKGITVGDLVNMPGGRVFNFADDENNYFAVMEK from the coding sequence ATGATCAGACAAATCGGACAGGTAATGCTGTATGTAAATGATCAGGACCAGGCTTTACGCTTTTGGACGGAAAAGGTCGGCTTCACTAAAGTTTCGGAAGCGGACAACGGGCAGGGAATGCGATGGATTGAAATTGCACCCGTGCAAGGAGCATCAACGACGTTTGTGCTTCACAACAAGCAGCTAATCGCCCAAATGCAGCCGGAGCTTAATCTAGGCACTCCCTCCATTCTCCTCTACTCTGATGATCTTGATGGCTTGTATCAGGATTTTCAGAAGAAAGGCATTACGGTTGGAGATCTAGTGAATATGCCTGGCGGCCGGGTATTCAACTTCGCCGATGATGAGAATAACTACTTTGCAGTTATGGAAAAGTAA
- a CDS encoding undecaprenyl-diphosphate phosphatase, which produces MELLTIIKAIILGIVEGLTEFAPVSSTGHMIIVDDMWLKSQEFLGKYTANTFKVVIQLGSILAVVIIFRNRFIDLLGLKRFSRKEMTAVPEGVPQVETEGRLKLAQVIVGLIPAGIFGFLFEDYIDEHLFSTSTVLIGLVVGAVFMICADRFAPKKVKTESVDQITYRQAISVGLIQCISLWPGFSRSGSTISGGVLLGMSHRAAADFTFIMAVPIMAGASLISLIKNWQYFTLDALPFFIFGFISAFLFALISMRFFLKLINRIKLLPFAIYRILLALVVYLIWF; this is translated from the coding sequence ATGGAGCTGCTAACCATTATTAAAGCTATTATTCTGGGTATTGTAGAAGGTTTGACCGAGTTTGCTCCGGTTTCCTCCACAGGCCATATGATCATCGTTGATGATATGTGGCTGAAATCGCAGGAGTTTCTGGGAAAATACACAGCGAACACGTTCAAGGTTGTAATCCAGCTGGGATCAATTCTGGCGGTGGTCATTATCTTCCGCAACCGGTTTATTGATCTGCTGGGCCTCAAGCGGTTCAGCCGCAAGGAGATGACGGCTGTACCGGAAGGCGTGCCGCAGGTGGAGACGGAAGGCCGGCTGAAGCTGGCGCAGGTCATTGTGGGACTTATTCCGGCGGGGATCTTCGGCTTTCTGTTCGAGGATTATATTGATGAACACCTGTTCTCGACCTCGACGGTACTGATCGGGCTGGTAGTCGGGGCGGTGTTCATGATCTGCGCCGACCGTTTTGCCCCTAAGAAGGTCAAAACAGAAAGTGTCGATCAAATTACATACCGGCAGGCGATATCAGTCGGTTTGATCCAGTGCATTTCCCTCTGGCCGGGCTTCTCACGCTCCGGCTCGACGATATCTGGAGGCGTGCTGCTGGGGATGAGCCACCGGGCCGCGGCGGATTTCACCTTTATTATGGCGGTACCGATCATGGCCGGTGCGAGTCTGATTTCACTGATCAAGAACTGGCAGTATTTCACGCTGGATGCGCTGCCGTTTTTTATATTCGGCTTTATTAGCGCCTTTCTGTTCGCACTGATCTCGATGCGCTTCTTCCTGAAGCTGATTAACCGGATCAAGCTGCTGCCGTTCGCGATTTACCGGATTCTGCTGGCCTTAGTGGTCTATCTGATCTGGTTCTAA
- a CDS encoding ABC transporter permease — protein MTFRQFAYRNVARNKRKYAAYFVSSAFSVMVFFLCALFIFHPAIARDTILSTAANTMMVAEGIIFVFSSLFMLVSVGSFLQSRKLEFSILLMHGMTKGQLNTMVFLENMLIGSSAILTGTVLGLLLGKLFLMIGAEFLGIAPLEFYFSWQAPLLTVSSFALLFVLISLCTFAFIGRESPRGLFQSGRRAEREPRVSPLLAVVSALLLLGGYGLAASATAASVEMVMFPVVAITVAGTYLFYTQLSLYIVKLLRGMRRFYWHKTHMIMLSGLSHRWKDNGRMFFMVTIVSAVSFTSVGVFASIHTLSRELKLDYPAAVGYVAKGSQAGYNAEGDLRGIRDELERLGLPYETLSIPVKYAEVRSQTGPDRTRQLPLMAYSDYKLALQQAGFISHEQPLQGNEGLVMIGSQRDRSLTKGRIKVVYTLEQGTEIVETGYTEHVPIAEYLLPELDGRDGGDFSGVVVSDSLFHSIVPAQIDYYTGFYVDDFPQTAGIARTLADKGKVAYESYSPYAVVVSGTLFEIQKTLYSTMLFASLLVGTVFFIAAGSFLYFRLYTDLDHDRLQYSTLSKMGLTDQELDRSLTLQLALMFFVPVGIAMMHSLFAFIALQRLFYLSIAAETGAVLAGYLAAQGLYFILIRGRYLRNLKKNLF, from the coding sequence ATGACCTTTCGCCAGTTCGCTTATAGGAATGTCGCAAGGAATAAACGCAAATATGCCGCTTATTTTGTCAGCAGCGCTTTTTCCGTAATGGTTTTCTTTCTCTGTGCACTGTTTATTTTTCATCCGGCCATCGCCAGGGATACGATTCTGAGCACGGCGGCTAATACGATGATGGTGGCGGAAGGGATAATCTTTGTGTTCTCCTCGCTGTTCATGCTGGTGTCCGTAGGCTCTTTTCTGCAGTCGCGCAAGCTGGAATTCAGCATTCTGCTGATGCACGGGATGACCAAGGGACAGCTGAACACGATGGTGTTTCTGGAAAACATGCTGATCGGCAGCTCTGCAATTCTGACCGGCACTGTGCTTGGCCTGCTGCTCGGCAAGCTGTTTCTGATGATTGGAGCGGAATTTCTCGGGATCGCGCCGCTGGAATTTTACTTCTCCTGGCAGGCACCCCTGTTAACGGTCAGCAGCTTCGCCCTCCTGTTCGTGCTGATCTCCCTGTGCACCTTTGCCTTTATCGGCCGGGAATCTCCGCGCGGGTTGTTCCAGAGCGGACGCAGAGCGGAGAGGGAGCCGCGGGTGTCTCCTTTGCTGGCTGTTGTCTCTGCGCTGCTGCTGTTGGGCGGTTATGGTCTGGCAGCTTCGGCAACAGCAGCTTCCGTAGAGATGGTCATGTTCCCGGTGGTGGCCATTACGGTTGCCGGGACCTATCTGTTCTATACACAGCTGAGTCTCTACATCGTTAAGCTCCTGCGGGGGATGCGCCGCTTCTATTGGCATAAGACCCATATGATTATGCTCTCAGGCTTGTCTCACCGCTGGAAGGACAACGGGCGGATGTTTTTTATGGTGACCATTGTTTCGGCAGTCTCTTTCACTTCTGTAGGTGTATTTGCATCCATTCATACCTTGTCTAGAGAGCTGAAGCTGGATTATCCTGCGGCTGTAGGTTATGTGGCCAAAGGAAGTCAGGCCGGCTACAACGCAGAAGGAGATCTACGGGGCATCCGGGATGAGCTGGAGCGTCTGGGCCTGCCTTATGAAACGCTATCAATACCGGTAAAATACGCGGAAGTAAGGTCCCAGACCGGGCCGGACCGGACCCGTCAGCTGCCGCTGATGGCATACAGCGATTATAAGCTGGCTCTGCAGCAGGCCGGATTTATCTCCCATGAGCAGCCGCTTCAAGGGAATGAAGGACTGGTGATGATCGGCTCCCAGCGGGACCGCAGCTTAACCAAGGGCCGGATCAAAGTAGTGTACACCCTGGAACAGGGTACAGAGATTGTGGAGACCGGCTATACGGAGCATGTCCCGATTGCCGAATATCTGTTGCCTGAGCTGGACGGGCGGGACGGCGGGGATTTCAGCGGAGTTGTAGTCAGTGACAGTCTGTTCCACTCCATTGTTCCGGCACAGATTGACTATTATACGGGCTTCTACGTTGATGATTTCCCGCAAACTGCCGGTATTGCAAGGACACTCGCTGATAAAGGCAAAGTAGCCTATGAAAGCTACTCCCCGTATGCGGTTGTGGTCAGCGGGACGCTGTTTGAAATTCAGAAGACGCTGTACAGCACAATGCTGTTCGCTTCGCTCTTGGTCGGTACCGTGTTTTTTATCGCCGCAGGCAGCTTCCTTTATTTCCGGCTATATACGGATCTTGACCATGACCGGCTGCAGTATTCCACTTTGTCCAAAATGGGGCTGACCGATCAGGAGCTGGACCGTTCCTTAACCCTGCAGCTTGCGCTGATGTTCTTCGTGCCGGTAGGGATAGCCATGATGCACAGTTTGTTTGCTTTTATTGCCCTGCAGCGGCTCTTCTATCTGTCTATCGCTGCTGAAACAGGGGCGGTGCTGGCCGGTTACCTGGCAGCGCAGGGGCTGTATTTCATCCTGATCCGCGGCCGTTATCTGCGCAATCTCAAAAAAAATCTGTTCTGA
- a CDS encoding MarR family winged helix-turn-helix transcriptional regulator, whose protein sequence is MKNNLEDELITSWLSLTHIQMNVANELEARLQENYQLSLKEFYLLLFLSEAPEKKLKLQQLEAMVGLSQSAVSRLVSRFEAKGCGALERKSCDADRRSIYTSLTAYGQSKVDRARVTVNEVLAEAFPQSETAQLLEQLARPKQQ, encoded by the coding sequence ATGAAGAATAACCTGGAGGATGAGCTGATTACCAGCTGGTTGTCTCTGACTCATATACAGATGAATGTGGCGAATGAACTTGAAGCGAGGCTGCAGGAGAATTATCAGCTGTCCCTGAAGGAATTCTACCTGCTGCTCTTTCTCTCCGAGGCTCCGGAGAAGAAGCTGAAGCTCCAGCAGCTGGAGGCGATGGTCGGGCTTAGCCAGAGCGCCGTTTCCCGGCTGGTCAGCCGCTTTGAAGCCAAGGGCTGCGGAGCGCTGGAGCGGAAATCCTGCGACGCTGACCGCAGAAGTATCTATACTTCGCTGACTGCCTACGGGCAGAGCAAGGTAGACCGCGCGCGGGTAACCGTGAACGAGGTGCTGGCTGAGGCCTTCCCCCAGAGTGAAACCGCGCAGCTTCTGGAGCAGCTTGCCCGCCCGAAACAGCAATGA
- a CDS encoding helix-turn-helix domain-containing protein produces the protein MNIEIGKKIKTLRLQKGMTQEVLAAKLNMSSQAVSKWENNVTMPDIQLLPELPVILGVTIDELFALTDDTHLERIGNMIGNEHFIAEDDFKYAEQFLIEKLNDDSKKSQSFNLLAQLHIHQADEHRELASRYAKEALMLAPDNKSNHNALRDAENGVIFDWNFSNHHKLIKYYKNFVPQHPEYWRGYVWLMNYLIADGRCAEAREVLKSLNQIRPGYLYPLYGGLICKEEGNLTQALELWDHMTGLYPDEWMAWSAKGDCMAKLCRYDEAIEYYSKGHELQPSPKYADSFIAISHIYNIQGNYEESIEKLHEIIALLESDWNITEGKTVDFYTSEIDNLANMLDKQI, from the coding sequence ATGAATATTGAGATAGGCAAAAAAATTAAAACACTTCGCTTACAGAAGGGAATGACCCAGGAAGTTCTTGCAGCAAAGCTGAATATGTCCTCCCAAGCTGTATCCAAGTGGGAAAACAATGTAACGATGCCTGATATTCAGCTTCTCCCTGAATTACCGGTGATTCTGGGAGTTACAATTGATGAGCTGTTTGCCTTAACGGATGACACTCATCTGGAGCGTATCGGAAATATGATCGGCAATGAACATTTTATAGCTGAAGATGATTTTAAATATGCTGAACAATTTCTTATAGAAAAACTCAATGATGACTCTAAAAAGTCCCAAAGCTTCAACTTGCTGGCCCAGCTGCATATTCATCAAGCCGATGAGCATCGGGAGCTGGCTTCCCGTTATGCCAAGGAAGCGCTGATGCTTGCTCCAGATAACAAAAGCAATCATAACGCTTTGAGGGATGCGGAGAATGGGGTCATTTTTGACTGGAACTTTTCAAACCACCATAAGCTGATCAAGTATTATAAAAATTTTGTGCCGCAGCATCCGGAATACTGGCGTGGTTATGTATGGCTGATGAACTACTTGATTGCTGACGGCAGATGTGCAGAAGCAAGAGAAGTTCTGAAGAGCTTGAACCAAATCCGTCCAGGTTATTTATATCCATTATACGGGGGACTGATCTGCAAGGAAGAGGGAAATCTTACTCAGGCATTAGAGCTTTGGGATCATATGACCGGATTGTATCCTGATGAATGGATGGCATGGTCCGCCAAAGGAGACTGTATGGCCAAGTTATGCAGATACGACGAAGCGATTGAGTATTACTCCAAGGGGCATGAACTGCAGCCAAGTCCTAAATATGCTGATTCCTTTATAGCCATATCCCATATTTACAACATTCAAGGGAACTATGAGGAGTCTATTGAAAAGCTCCATGAAATAATCGCTCTGCTGGAAAGCGACTGGAACATCACAGAGGGTAAAACAGTTGATTTTTATACAAGTGAAATCGATAATTTAGCAAATATGCTGGATAAACAAATATAA
- a CDS encoding DedA family protein, with amino-acid sequence MKTWITDFMEQFGYAGILLMLALENIFPPIPSEIILPFGGFMTTTSGMTITGVLIAATAGSLLGAVVLYWIGRMLDVSRLERIVERWGGWIRISAKDIRRADAWFDKYGYWTVLFCRMIPLVRSLISIPAGMSGMKFGHFLLFTTIGTLAWNLLLISLGAALGESWEDIAVYMDTYSNIVYAVLVAGVLVLGLLYFRRRQTAGKARGKA; translated from the coding sequence ATGAAAACATGGATTACTGACTTTATGGAGCAGTTCGGCTACGCCGGCATTCTGCTGATGCTGGCTCTGGAAAATATTTTTCCGCCGATTCCTTCAGAGATCATCCTCCCGTTCGGCGGGTTCATGACCACCACCTCCGGTATGACCATTACCGGTGTGCTGATTGCGGCTACTGCCGGATCACTTCTTGGTGCAGTCGTGCTGTACTGGATCGGCCGGATGCTGGATGTAAGCAGACTGGAGCGGATCGTCGAACGCTGGGGCGGATGGATCCGGATCAGCGCCAAGGATATCCGCCGGGCCGATGCCTGGTTTGATAAATACGGCTACTGGACCGTGCTGTTCTGCCGGATGATTCCGCTGGTGCGCAGTCTGATTTCGATTCCGGCCGGGATGTCCGGGATGAAATTCGGCCACTTCCTGCTGTTCACCACCATCGGCACACTGGCCTGGAACCTGCTGCTCATCTCGCTGGGTGCGGCCCTGGGAGAATCATGGGAGGATATTGCAGTATATATGGACACATATTCGAACATCGTATACGCCGTGCTTGTTGCCGGGGTTCTTGTACTGGGACTGCTGTATTTCCGCAGACGCCAGACAGCGGGCAAAGCGCGTGGAAAAGCTTAA